One genomic region from Actinocatenispora thailandica encodes:
- a CDS encoding dihydrofolate reductase family protein: protein MARIVISENVSVDGVVEVGDGFDRGDWYGRIGATDREAWAKLEYDEALGADALLLGRRTYEWFGARGWPSRSGAWADRLRELPKYVVAGETDLGRWANSTVLTGPVTEAVTALKREVRGEIVVYGSGRLARALLAAELVDELRLVTYPFVVGAGERLFGATDAVRSLGLADTRTVGENLALLTYRPA, encoded by the coding sequence ATGGCAAGGATCGTCATCAGCGAGAACGTCTCGGTCGACGGCGTCGTCGAGGTCGGCGACGGCTTCGACCGCGGCGACTGGTACGGCCGGATCGGCGCGACCGACCGGGAGGCTTGGGCGAAGCTGGAGTACGACGAGGCGCTCGGCGCGGACGCCCTGCTGCTGGGCCGCCGGACCTACGAGTGGTTCGGCGCGCGGGGCTGGCCGTCCCGCTCCGGGGCCTGGGCGGACCGGTTGCGGGAGCTGCCGAAGTACGTCGTGGCCGGTGAGACCGATCTGGGCCGCTGGGCCAACTCGACGGTACTGACCGGTCCGGTCACCGAGGCGGTCACGGCACTGAAGCGCGAGGTGCGCGGCGAGATCGTGGTGTACGGCAGTGGCCGGCTGGCGCGCGCCCTGCTCGCAGCTGAGCTGGTCGACGAGCTGCGGCTGGTGACGTACCCGTTCGTGGTCGGCGCCGGCGAGCGGCTGTTCGGTGCGACCGACGCCGTGCGGTCGCTGGGCCTCGCCGACACCAGGACAGTGGGGGAGAACCTCGCCCTGCTCACCTACCGCCCGGCCTGA
- the map gene encoding type I methionyl aminopeptidase, translated as MIEILNDTELARAKVTGALVADILQTLERRSTVGTNLLDIDTWTREMIVQAGAESCYVDYEPSFGRGPFGHYICTSVNDAVLHGMPYDRPLADGDLLTLDLAVAKDGIAADAAISFVVGDTQHPDSIAMIDTTRRALRAGIAAARPGARIGDLSHAIGEVLSAAGYPINTEFGGHGIGSTMHQDPHIPNTGRAGRGYPLRPGLLLALEPWIMADTARLVTDADGWTLRSATGSRTAHSEHTIAITADGAEILTLPTGR; from the coding sequence ATGATCGAGATCCTGAACGACACCGAACTGGCCCGGGCGAAGGTCACCGGCGCCCTGGTCGCCGACATCCTGCAGACGCTCGAGAGGCGCAGCACCGTCGGTACCAACCTGCTGGACATCGACACCTGGACCAGGGAGATGATCGTCCAGGCCGGGGCGGAGTCCTGCTACGTCGACTACGAGCCGTCCTTCGGCCGCGGGCCGTTCGGCCACTACATCTGCACCTCGGTCAACGACGCCGTGCTGCACGGCATGCCGTACGACCGCCCGCTGGCCGACGGCGACCTGCTGACCCTCGACCTCGCCGTCGCCAAGGACGGCATCGCCGCCGATGCGGCCATCAGCTTCGTCGTGGGCGACACGCAGCACCCGGACAGCATCGCGATGATCGACACCACCCGGCGCGCGCTGCGCGCCGGCATCGCCGCCGCCCGCCCCGGCGCCCGCATCGGCGACCTCTCGCACGCCATCGGCGAGGTCCTGAGCGCGGCCGGCTACCCGATCAACACCGAGTTCGGCGGGCACGGCATCGGCTCGACGATGCACCAGGACCCACACATCCCGAACACCGGTCGCGCCGGCCGCGGCTACCCGCTGCGCCCCGGCCTGCTGCTCGCGCTGGAGCCGTGGATCATGGCCGACACCGCCCGGCTCGTCACCGACGCGGACGGCTGGACGCTGCGCAGCGCCACCGGCAGCCGGACCGCGCACAGCGAGCACACCATCGCCATCACCGCCGACGGTGCCGAGATCCTCACCCTGCCGACCGGACGCTGA
- a CDS encoding DUF58 domain-containing protein — protein MTWRPVALLAVLAVTLPLWPSPVLGVACSIAAVLALSIVDMVAAAPVSRVRLSRTGDTRVRLSESATVRLHVHNEATRPLRATVRDAWVPSAGAARPVRRVSLPAGGRATITMTLTPTRRGDRPARRVTVRSYGPLRFGYRQATARAAAAMTPGWTLRVLPRFSARRYLPEKLARLRVLDGTVAIRGRGQGTEFDALREYVPGDDVRSIDWRGTARSAEVLVRTWRPERDRRVLCVLDTGRTAAARIGDEPRLDAALDACLLLAAVASRGGDQVDLLAADTEVRAAVRGAGAATLLPRFADALAPLTPALVETDFELVTGEVLRTERKRSLVVLFTELAPGALVEGLLPVLPMLTDRHTVLLAATHDDTLDRLTERSGEIAEAYAAAAAERALAERHRIADALRRNGVVVVDAAAAEFASTVTDVYLDLKAAGRL, from the coding sequence CTGACCTGGCGGCCGGTGGCGCTGCTCGCGGTGCTGGCGGTGACGCTGCCGCTGTGGCCGAGCCCGGTGCTCGGGGTGGCGTGCTCGATCGCCGCGGTACTCGCGCTGTCCATCGTGGACATGGTGGCCGCGGCGCCGGTCTCCCGGGTCCGGCTGTCCCGCACCGGCGACACCCGGGTCCGGCTGAGCGAATCGGCGACGGTACGGCTGCACGTGCACAACGAGGCGACCCGGCCGCTGCGGGCCACGGTGCGCGACGCGTGGGTGCCGTCCGCGGGCGCCGCCCGGCCGGTCCGGCGGGTGTCGCTGCCGGCCGGTGGCCGCGCGACGATCACCATGACGCTGACCCCGACCCGGCGCGGTGACCGGCCGGCCCGGCGGGTCACCGTCCGGTCGTACGGGCCGTTGCGGTTCGGCTACCGGCAGGCCACCGCGCGCGCGGCGGCGGCGATGACACCCGGCTGGACGCTGCGGGTGCTGCCGCGCTTCTCGGCCCGCCGGTACCTGCCGGAGAAGCTGGCCCGGCTGCGGGTACTGGACGGCACGGTGGCCATCCGGGGCCGCGGCCAGGGCACCGAGTTCGACGCGCTGCGCGAGTACGTGCCGGGCGACGACGTCCGGTCCATCGACTGGCGCGGTACCGCCCGCAGTGCCGAGGTGCTGGTGCGCACCTGGCGGCCGGAGCGGGACCGCCGGGTGCTGTGCGTGCTGGACACCGGCCGGACCGCGGCGGCCCGGATCGGCGACGAGCCGCGGCTGGACGCCGCCCTGGACGCCTGCCTGCTGCTCGCCGCGGTCGCCTCCCGCGGCGGTGACCAGGTCGACCTGCTCGCCGCCGACACCGAGGTACGCGCGGCGGTGCGCGGCGCGGGCGCGGCCACCCTGCTGCCCCGGTTCGCGGACGCGCTGGCGCCGCTGACACCGGCACTGGTGGAGACCGACTTCGAGCTGGTCACCGGCGAGGTCCTGCGCACCGAGCGGAAGCGTTCGCTGGTCGTACTGTTCACCGAACTCGCCCCGGGCGCGCTGGTGGAGGGGCTGCTGCCGGTGCTGCCGATGCTCACCGACCGGCACACGGTGCTGCTCGCCGCCACCCACGACGACACGCTGGACCGGCTCACCGAGCGTTCCGGCGAGATCGCCGAGGCGTACGCGGCGGCCGCCGCGGAGCGCGCCCTGGCGGAGCGGCACCGGATCGCGGACGCGCTGCGCCGCAACGGGGTGGTGGTGGTCGACGCCGCCGCGGCCGAGTTCGCCAGCACGGTCACCGACGTCTACCTCGACCTCAAGGCGGCCGGGCGGCTCTGA
- a CDS encoding CASTOR/POLLUX-related putative ion channel, with amino-acid sequence MSRGTPALVGWLAVASLAVVVVGGVLAWLVELLVHPGSAEGEPRGLLAALWQAVLHAMDPGTVAGDTGHWWYIAIAFLITIGGIMIVTAFIGVLTTGLDAKLSDLRKGRSDVLEQGHTVVLGWSDQVFTVLSELAEANENQRRSCVAILADRDKVEMEDEIRAKVPDVGRMRIVCRTGDPVDPDDIMIVNPAEAKSVIILPLAESNPDANLVRTLLAINRAREGSTRPCPIVGCVSETKNLAAARLAGGPHAYLIDANDIAARLIVQTCRQSGLSVVYTDLLDFGGDEVYLKEEPALVGRTYADALHAYRTSSIIGILGADGRIGVNPDSRTPIRPGDRLIAISADDDTVILSPTGPAPVHGPAITAIPNSPATRERTLILGWNARAEGVLRQLDQYVSAGSEAHVVASHPDAEPSMRKLSVQNMLLDFKAEDSSDRAVLESLGIQNFDHIIVLCGDDVDPQLADSRTLATLLQLRDMEQRLGDRFSIVSEMADDRNRALAQVTQADDFIVSDKLLTLMMTQVSENPHLARLFDDLFDADGCEIYLKPAGRYVRPGVPINYQTVVEAARAKGESAIGYRVAAQAHQAPAFGIVLNPDKAEPLTVRPGDSIIVLAED; translated from the coding sequence ATGTCCAGGGGCACCCCGGCCCTGGTCGGCTGGCTCGCCGTCGCCTCCCTCGCCGTGGTGGTCGTCGGCGGCGTGCTCGCCTGGCTGGTGGAGCTGCTCGTCCACCCCGGCTCGGCGGAGGGCGAACCGCGCGGGCTGCTCGCCGCGCTGTGGCAGGCGGTACTGCACGCCATGGACCCGGGCACGGTGGCCGGCGACACCGGGCACTGGTGGTACATCGCGATCGCGTTCCTGATCACGATCGGCGGGATCATGATCGTCACCGCGTTCATCGGGGTGCTCACCACCGGCCTGGACGCGAAGCTCAGCGACCTGCGCAAGGGTCGCTCCGACGTGCTGGAGCAGGGGCACACCGTGGTGCTCGGCTGGTCCGACCAGGTGTTCACGGTGCTGTCCGAGCTCGCCGAGGCGAACGAGAACCAGCGCCGGTCCTGCGTGGCGATCCTGGCCGACCGGGACAAGGTCGAGATGGAGGACGAGATCCGGGCCAAGGTGCCCGACGTCGGCCGGATGCGGATCGTCTGCCGCACCGGCGATCCGGTGGATCCGGACGACATCATGATCGTCAACCCGGCCGAGGCGAAGTCGGTGATCATCCTGCCGTTGGCGGAGTCGAACCCGGACGCCAACCTGGTCCGTACCCTGCTCGCCATCAACCGGGCCCGGGAGGGCAGCACCCGACCCTGCCCGATCGTCGGCTGCGTCAGCGAGACGAAGAACCTCGCCGCGGCGCGACTCGCCGGCGGTCCGCACGCGTACCTGATCGACGCCAACGACATCGCGGCCCGGCTGATCGTGCAGACCTGCCGGCAGTCCGGGCTGTCGGTGGTGTACACCGACCTGCTCGACTTCGGCGGCGACGAGGTGTACCTGAAGGAGGAGCCGGCGCTCGTCGGGCGCACCTACGCCGACGCGCTGCACGCCTACCGCACCTCGTCGATCATCGGGATCCTCGGCGCCGACGGCCGGATCGGCGTCAACCCGGACAGCCGGACGCCGATCCGGCCCGGTGACCGGCTCATCGCGATCTCGGCGGACGACGACACCGTGATCCTGTCGCCCACCGGCCCGGCGCCGGTGCACGGCCCCGCGATCACCGCGATCCCGAACTCGCCCGCGACCAGGGAACGCACCCTGATCCTGGGCTGGAACGCCCGCGCCGAGGGCGTGCTGCGCCAGCTCGACCAGTACGTGTCCGCCGGCTCCGAGGCGCACGTGGTGGCGAGCCACCCGGACGCCGAGCCGTCGATGCGCAAGCTCAGCGTGCAGAACATGCTGCTCGATTTCAAGGCCGAGGACAGCTCGGACCGGGCGGTGCTGGAGTCGTTGGGAATCCAGAACTTCGACCACATCATCGTGCTGTGCGGCGACGACGTCGATCCGCAGCTGGCAGACTCGCGCACCCTCGCGACGCTGCTGCAGCTGCGCGACATGGAGCAGCGGCTGGGCGACCGGTTCTCCATCGTCAGCGAGATGGCCGACGACCGGAACCGGGCGCTGGCGCAGGTCACCCAGGCCGACGACTTCATCGTCAGCGACAAGCTGCTGACCCTGATGATGACGCAGGTGTCGGAGAACCCGCACCTGGCCCGGCTGTTCGACGACCTGTTCGATGCGGACGGCTGCGAGATCTACCTGAAGCCGGCCGGCCGGTACGTCCGCCCCGGGGTACCGATCAACTACCAGACGGTGGTGGAGGCGGCCCGCGCGAAGGGCGAGTCTGCGATCGGTTACCGGGTGGCGGCGCAGGCGCACCAGGCGCCGGCGTTCGGCATCGTGCTCAACCCCGACAAGGCGGAGCCGCTGACCGTCCGGCCGGGCGACAGCATCATCGTGCTCGCCGAGGACTGA
- a CDS encoding AAA family ATPase has product MGTPPGEPAEPPAPAPAGADGDARAALGRLRAEVGKVVVGQDAVVTGLVIALICRGHVLLEGVPGVAKTLLVRTLARALSLSHKRIQFTPDLMPGDVTGSLVYDARTAEFEFREGPVFTNLLLADEINRTPPKTQSALLEAMEERQVTTDGVARRLPEPFTVAATQNPIEYEGTYSLPEAQLDRFLLKLTVPLPKRAAELAMLAAHHRGFDPHDLAAAGVEPVAGPAELAAAHRQAGAVQVADVVLGYLLDVCRATRTAPSLALGASPRASAALLSAVKAWAWLAGRDFVTPDDVKALVRPVLRHRVRLRPEAELAGVTADAVLDSVLASVPTPR; this is encoded by the coding sequence ATCGGTACGCCGCCCGGCGAGCCGGCGGAGCCGCCGGCACCGGCCCCGGCGGGTGCCGACGGGGACGCCCGGGCGGCGCTGGGACGGCTGCGCGCCGAGGTGGGCAAGGTGGTGGTCGGGCAGGACGCGGTGGTCACCGGCCTGGTGATCGCGCTGATCTGCCGCGGCCACGTGCTGCTGGAGGGCGTCCCGGGGGTGGCGAAGACGCTGCTGGTCCGGACGCTCGCGCGGGCGCTGTCGCTGTCGCACAAGCGGATCCAGTTCACCCCGGACCTGATGCCCGGCGACGTCACCGGTTCGCTGGTGTACGACGCGCGTACCGCCGAGTTCGAGTTCCGCGAGGGGCCGGTGTTCACCAACCTGCTGCTCGCCGACGAGATCAACCGGACGCCGCCGAAGACGCAGTCGGCGCTGCTGGAGGCGATGGAGGAACGGCAGGTCACCACCGACGGGGTGGCCCGCAGGCTGCCGGAGCCGTTCACCGTCGCCGCCACCCAGAACCCGATCGAGTACGAGGGCACCTACTCGCTGCCGGAGGCGCAGCTGGACCGGTTCCTGCTGAAGCTGACGGTGCCGCTGCCGAAGCGGGCCGCGGAGCTGGCGATGCTGGCCGCGCACCACCGCGGGTTCGATCCGCACGACCTGGCCGCCGCCGGGGTCGAGCCGGTGGCGGGGCCGGCCGAGCTGGCCGCGGCACACCGGCAGGCGGGCGCGGTGCAGGTCGCCGACGTGGTCCTCGGCTACCTGCTGGACGTGTGCCGCGCGACCCGGACCGCACCGTCGCTGGCGCTGGGCGCCTCGCCCCGTGCCTCGGCGGCGCTGCTGTCCGCGGTGAAGGCGTGGGCCTGGCTGGCCGGCCGCGACTTCGTCACCCCGGACGACGTGAAGGCGCTGGTCCGGCCGGTACTGCGGCACCGGGTCCGGCTGCGGCCGGAAGCCGAACTGGCCGGTGTCACCGCCGACGCGGTGCTCGACTCGGTCCTCGCCAGCGTCCCGACGCCGCGCTGA
- a CDS encoding TetR/AcrR family transcriptional regulator produces the protein MSIQSRRERERAERHQLIVTAARELAEAEGWDAVTTRRLAARIEYSQPVLYSHFRGKEAIMRAAALEGIGELTDRLRAAREGAADPAAAMRAVAAGYVEFAERQPALYAAMFTLTSDLSFGTEQSPATLRAAFGEFAATVRPFARPGADLETLTETFWAALHGLVALDDSHRLRPGRTAERVALLVDRFLC, from the coding sequence ATGAGCATCCAGTCCCGTCGCGAACGTGAACGCGCCGAGCGGCACCAGCTGATCGTCACCGCGGCCCGCGAGCTGGCCGAGGCCGAGGGCTGGGACGCGGTCACCACCCGCCGGCTCGCCGCCCGGATCGAGTACAGCCAGCCGGTGCTCTACAGCCACTTCCGCGGCAAGGAGGCGATCATGCGCGCCGCGGCGCTGGAGGGCATCGGGGAGCTGACCGACCGGCTCCGGGCGGCCCGCGAGGGCGCGGCCGACCCGGCGGCGGCGATGCGCGCCGTCGCGGCCGGCTACGTCGAGTTCGCCGAGCGGCAGCCCGCGCTCTACGCGGCGATGTTCACGCTCACCAGCGACCTGTCGTTCGGCACCGAGCAGAGCCCGGCGACACTGCGCGCCGCGTTCGGCGAGTTCGCCGCGACGGTACGGCCGTTCGCCCGGCCGGGGGCGGACCTGGAGACGCTGACCGAGACGTTCTGGGCGGCGCTGCACGGCCTCGTCGCGCTCGACGACAGCCACCGGCTGCGCCCCGGCCGTACCGCCGAGCGGGTGGCCCTGCTCGTCGACCGCTTCCTGTGCTGA
- a CDS encoding helix-turn-helix domain-containing protein — protein MVRLPLSPAELERGARLGVLLRRARGERSMLQTALDAQVSPETLRKIESGRVATPAFSTIAAIADVLGLSLDAVWSEINQPEQGVEPPHRAGARLAS, from the coding sequence ATGGTCAGGTTGCCGCTCAGTCCCGCCGAGCTGGAACGCGGTGCCCGCCTCGGTGTGCTGCTGCGGCGCGCCCGGGGCGAGCGCTCGATGCTGCAGACCGCGCTCGACGCCCAGGTCTCGCCGGAAACCCTGCGCAAGATCGAGTCGGGTCGGGTGGCGACCCCCGCCTTCTCCACCATCGCGGCGATCGCCGACGTGCTCGGCCTGTCGCTCGACGCGGTGTGGTCCGAGATCAACCAACCCGAGCAGGGCGTCGAACCGCCCCACCGGGCCGGGGCACGGCTCGCCTCCTGA
- a CDS encoding DUF4267 domain-containing protein translates to MTIAGTVIAAVISAGLGWIAIRFLVAPRASAAGYGVPADPHGDAGTYLSVKGNRDLTCALMIAVPLVLGAHTVAGWILLAGSVAAFADCLTVLRHGGPKIVAYAVHAGTGVLAIVGGLLLLLS, encoded by the coding sequence ATGACCATCGCCGGTACCGTCATCGCTGCCGTGATCTCCGCCGGCCTGGGGTGGATCGCGATCCGCTTCCTCGTCGCCCCGCGGGCCTCGGCCGCCGGGTACGGCGTCCCCGCCGACCCCCACGGGGACGCCGGAACCTACCTGTCGGTCAAGGGCAACCGAGACCTCACGTGCGCCCTGATGATCGCCGTGCCACTCGTCCTCGGCGCCCACACCGTCGCCGGCTGGATCCTGCTCGCCGGCAGCGTCGCCGCCTTCGCCGACTGCCTGACCGTGCTGCGCCACGGCGGCCCGAAGATCGTCGCGTACGCGGTGCACGCCGGTACCGGCGTCCTCGCCATCGTGGGCGGCCTGCTCCTGCTGCTGAGCTGA